One genomic region from Sphingomicrobium aestuariivivum encodes:
- a CDS encoding inositol monophosphatase family protein yields MDRAFFDLLRDRARRAIAGVADLTPDNKLDEGFDPVTEADRAAERALREAIEAHFPGHGIWGEEYGWSREGANRHWSLDPIDGTRAFICGLPSWAVLVGHLEDGTHVAGMIDLPDLGATYVGIEGETRLNGEITRTSGCRSLAQARIATTDPYLFDAVERSRFERLRDAARLTRFGMDAMAFAKVASGGLDLATDTGLKRHDYDALVAVVRGAGGHVGNWSGGSDLTGGDVIAAASEALYEEAVRALED; encoded by the coding sequence ATGGACCGCGCCTTTTTTGACCTGCTCCGCGATCGCGCCCGCCGCGCCATCGCGGGCGTCGCCGACCTCACCCCCGACAACAAGCTCGATGAGGGGTTCGACCCCGTGACCGAGGCCGACCGCGCCGCCGAACGGGCGCTGCGCGAGGCGATCGAGGCGCATTTCCCCGGGCATGGCATCTGGGGCGAGGAATATGGCTGGAGCCGCGAAGGCGCGAACCGCCACTGGAGCCTCGACCCCATCGACGGCACCCGCGCCTTCATCTGCGGCCTGCCGAGCTGGGCCGTGCTGGTCGGCCATCTCGAGGACGGGACCCATGTCGCGGGGATGATCGACCTGCCCGACCTCGGCGCCACCTATGTCGGGATCGAGGGCGAGACGCGGCTCAATGGCGAGATCACGCGCACCAGCGGTTGCCGGTCGCTGGCGCAGGCGCGCATCGCCACTACCGACCCCTATCTCTTCGACGCGGTCGAACGGTCCCGCTTCGAACGCTTGCGCGATGCGGCGCGGCTAACCCGTTTCGGTATGGACGCGATGGCCTTTGCCAAGGTCGCCTCGGGCGGGCTCGACCTTGCGACCGACACCGGATTGAAGCGGCACGACTATGACGCGCTGGTCGCGGTCGTGCGCGGCGCGGGCGGGCATGTCGGCAACTGGTCGGGGGGAAGCGACCTCACGGGCGGCGATGTGATCGCGGCGGCGTCGGAGGCGCTCTATGAAGAAGCCGTGCGGGCGCTCGAGGATTAG